Proteins encoded together in one Eublepharis macularius isolate TG4126 chromosome 2, MPM_Emac_v1.0, whole genome shotgun sequence window:
- the FCF1 gene encoding rRNA-processing protein FCF1 homolog isoform X1 — MGKQKKARKYATMKRMISLRDQRLKEQDRAKAKKKKKDDPSAIKEREVPQYPSCLFFQYNTQLGPPYYILVDTNFINFSIKAKLDLVQSMMDCLYAKCIPCITDCVMAEIEKLGQKYRVALRIAKDPRFERLPCTHKGTYADDCLVQRVTQHKCYIVATVDRDLKRRIRKIPGVPIMYISNHRYNIERMPDDYGAPRF; from the exons GGGAAacagaagaaagcaagaaaatatgcTACTATGAAACGCATGATCAGCCTTCGTGACCAGCGCCT CAAGGAGCAAGACCGAGCaaaagccaaaaagaaaaaaaaagatgatcCAAGTGCTATCAAAGAGAGAGAGGT CCCTCAATATCCCTCCTGTTTGTTCTTCCAATATAACACACAACTAGGGCCTCCCTACTACATCCTGGTTGACACCAACTTTATCAATTTCTCCATTAAAGCCAAACTGGACCTGGTGCAGTCAATGATGGATTGCCTCTATGCCAAAT GCATTCCCTGTATCACAGATTGTGTCATGGCTGAAATTGAGAAATTAGGACAGAAATATCGTGTGGCTTTAAG GATAGCCAAAGACCCACGATTTGAACGCTTGCCATGCACTCACAAAGGCACCTATGCGGATGACTGTTTGGTGCAGAGAGTGACTCAG cataAATGTTACATAGTGGCTACTGTAGACAGAGACCTCAAGAGAAGAATACGGAAGATCCCTGGAGTCCCTATAATGTATATATCTAACCACAG
- the FCF1 gene encoding rRNA-processing protein FCF1 homolog isoform X2 codes for MSFEISKEQDRAKAKKKKKDDPSAIKEREVPQYPSCLFFQYNTQLGPPYYILVDTNFINFSIKAKLDLVQSMMDCLYAKCIPCITDCVMAEIEKLGQKYRVALRIAKDPRFERLPCTHKGTYADDCLVQRVTQHKCYIVATVDRDLKRRIRKIPGVPIMYISNHRYNIERMPDDYGAPRF; via the exons ATGAGTTTTGAGATAAG CAAGGAGCAAGACCGAGCaaaagccaaaaagaaaaaaaaagatgatcCAAGTGCTATCAAAGAGAGAGAGGT CCCTCAATATCCCTCCTGTTTGTTCTTCCAATATAACACACAACTAGGGCCTCCCTACTACATCCTGGTTGACACCAACTTTATCAATTTCTCCATTAAAGCCAAACTGGACCTGGTGCAGTCAATGATGGATTGCCTCTATGCCAAAT GCATTCCCTGTATCACAGATTGTGTCATGGCTGAAATTGAGAAATTAGGACAGAAATATCGTGTGGCTTTAAG GATAGCCAAAGACCCACGATTTGAACGCTTGCCATGCACTCACAAAGGCACCTATGCGGATGACTGTTTGGTGCAGAGAGTGACTCAG cataAATGTTACATAGTGGCTACTGTAGACAGAGACCTCAAGAGAAGAATACGGAAGATCCCTGGAGTCCCTATAATGTATATATCTAACCACAG